A region from the Anoplolepis gracilipes chromosome 2, ASM4749672v1, whole genome shotgun sequence genome encodes:
- the LOC140663181 gene encoding peptidoglycan-recognition protein LC has product MGMVTLVQQQQQTSDDNHQYQKEQDHANGAIVSVESHVVDKFRGEVAEPPKETAVVVPGNGSVGDSSTQCSDVDDDDEEEETDIEQSGGWITDLPISSTIVQTHQAVATTNGDVVLPNADPSNFGDVCVKNSTNVHLGNKTFYKGPVTIKQFVYTNPTSIPETSKFEACVSDANVSDLSTNKDDEVASNRPTFPQNTELNKVTQWLWTWRCAVLSCTLALIFLTAIVIAIVHFARYTDAPAKPVFPEIPDSSLEGVVVTSVRFVERNEWGAQPPSEPLTKLKLPVPYVIISHTATDFCDTQSTCTFHVRFAQTFHIESRKWSDIAYNFLVGGDGLAYVGRSWDYVGAHSFGFNNRSIGISFIGTFNAVKPPKAQLHAAQKIIELGVKAGKIASDYKLLGHRQVSKTLSPGDALYSEIQTWPHWSLKP; this is encoded by the exons ATGGGCATGGTGACATTGgtacaacagcagcagcagacGTCCGACGATAATCATCAATATCAGAAGGAGCAAGATCACGCGAACGGTGCCATTGTGTCCGTCGAAAGTCACGTGGTCGACAAATTTCGCGGCGAGGTTGCAGAACCGCCGAAGGAAACCGCGGTAGTCGTTCCAGGCAATGGTAGTGTTGGAGATTCCTCTACGCAGTGCAGTGACGTAGATGACGACGATGAGGAAGAGGAGACGGATATTGAACAAAGTGGCGGTTGGATCACGGATCTGCCAATATCATCAACTATCGTTCAAACACATCAAGCGGTCGCCACCACGAATGGCGATGTCGTCCTCCCGAATGCCGATCCATCCAACTTCGGCGATGTATGCGTCAAGAATTCGACGAACGTGCATCTGGGTAACAAGACCTTCTACAAGGGTCCAGTTACCATAAAGCAGTTTGTTTATACGAACCCCACTTCCATACCAGAGACAAGCAAATTCGAGGCCTGTGTTTCCGATGCCAACGTTTCGGACTTGTCGACGAATAAGGATGACGAAGTCGCTAGCAACAGACCTACTTTTCCACAAAATACTGAATTAAATAAAG tgACGCAATGGCTGTGGACGTGGAGATGTGCAGTTTTGTCGTGCACGTTAGCCTTAATATTTCTAACTGCCATAGTGATCGCTATTGTACATTTTGCTCGTTATACGGACGCACCGGCAAAGCCAGTTTTCCCGGAAATTCCAGACTCATCGCTCGAGG gTGTAGTAGTAACTTCTGTACGTTTTGTCGAGAGGAACGAATGGGGGGCGCAACCGCCCTCGGAACCTCTGACAAAATTGAAGCTACCAGTAccatatgtaattattagtCATACAGCTACAGACTTCTGCGACACGCAATCGACATGTACATTCCATGTGAGATTTGCTCAGACTTTTCATATCGAGTCTAGAAAATGGTCGGATATCGCTTACAATTTCCTCGTCGGAGGCGATGGTCTCGCATACGTTGGCAGGAGTTGGGATTACGTCGGTGCTCATTCTTTCGGTTTTAACAACAGAAGCATCGGCATCTCTTTTATCGGTACATTCAATGCGGTCAAACCACCAAAAGCACAATTACATGCTGcgcaaaaaattatagagCTCGGTGTCAAAGCT